Proteins found in one Parasteatoda tepidariorum isolate YZ-2023 chromosome 7, CAS_Ptep_4.0, whole genome shotgun sequence genomic segment:
- the LOC107439317 gene encoding somatostatin receptor type 2-like, producing the protein MTEFGDVAFLIYNISLNCTHLFPFLLPNETNCTFPDPPEDRFMFFSPPEWLVQFARISYGLVGLLGLCGNSLVIYVVLRFSKMQTVTNMYILNLAFADEMYLIGLPFLLTTMIYHSWPFGRAMCKIYMTTTSINQFTSSLLLTVMSADRYMAVCHPIQSPRYRTPFIAKFICLTAWTISALLMVPIYMYASILNAGDYINCNIYWPESSYMNGEKAFTLYAFTLGFAAPLLFIIVFYFLVICKLRKVGPKNKSKEKKKTHRKVTYLVLTVITVYILCWLPYWSAQLWLTFIPPDSGQNTFTFTMMLLTQCLSYANSAVNPILYAFLSDNFKKSFAKAFTCASRREVNAQLHVENSVFPKTKSGSSRQGERKSDTPRVLKVDRHEMEQSTGITVMKSEKDVSGLKNGFNVAAETTQATQV; encoded by the coding sequence ATGACGGAGTTCGGGGATGtcgcttttttaatatataatatatcctTAAATTGCACTCATTTATTCCCCTTTTTATTACCTAATGAAACAAACTGCACTTTTCCAGATCCCCCAGAAGACAGATTTATGTTCTTCTCTCCCCCTGAATGGTTGGTGCAGTTTGCGAGGATATCGTATGGATTAGTGGGTTTATTAGGTTTGTGCGGTAATAGTTTGGTAATCTATGTGGTGCTGCGGTTTTCCAAAATGCAAACCGTTACAAACATGTACATTTTGAATCTGGCATTTGCGGACGAAATGTATTTAATTGGTTTACCATTTCTTCTTACTACAATGATTTACCACTCATGGCCATTTGGTAGAGCCATGTGCAAAATATATATGACTACAACAAGCATTAACCAATTTACAAGCAGCTTGTTGCTGACGGTAATGAGTGCTGATCGTTATATGGCAGTGTGCCATCCAATTCAATCACCTAGGTATCGCACACCATTTATTGCTAAGTTCATATGCCTAACAGCATGGACAATATCCGCACTCCTTATGGTCCCAATATATATGTACGCAAGCATTCTCAATGCAGGAGATTACATAAATTGTAACATATACTGGCCAGAAAGCTCGTACATGAACGGAGAAAAGGCTTTCACATTGTATGCGTTTACCTTAGGTTTCGCTGCTCCACtgctatttattattgtattttattttttggtgataTGTAAACTGAGGAAAGTTGGACCTAAGAATAAAagcaaggaaaagaaaaaaacacacagAAAAGTAACATATCTCGTTTTAACTGTCATAACTGTTTACATTTTATGTTGGCTACCATATTGGAGTGCTCAGCTGTGGTTAACTTTCATTCCTCCGGATTCAGGTCAGAATACGTTCACGTTTACGATGATGCTCCTGACGCAGTGCTTGTCGTACGCCAACTCGGCCGTTAATCCCATTCTTTACGCTTTTTTAAGTGATAACTTTAAGAAGAGCTTCGCAAAGGCATTTACTTGCGCTTCTCGCCGCGAAGTAAACGCTCAACTTCACGTGGAAAACAGTGTTTTTCCTAAAACCAAAAGTGGTTCCAGTCGCCAAGGGGAGAGAAAAAGTGACACCCCTCGTGTTCTCAAAGTTGACCGACACGAAATGGAACAATCAACGGGAATTACGGTTATGAAAAGTGAAAAAGATGTTTCTGggttaaaaaatggttttaatgttGCTGCGGAAACAACTCAAGCTactcaagtttaa